A part of Motilibacter aurantiacus genomic DNA contains:
- a CDS encoding branched-chain amino acid ABC transporter permease has translation MVSNFVDLFWSSTIDGLTIGSIYALVALGYTLVYGVLRLINFAHSEIFMIGTFASVGTISLFGLTGPASGLTLVLVLFCTAAAGMAASGASAVVLERVAYRRLRTRGSSRLAALISAIGASLFLQEVFALRWSNGELHASGRDYVNSERVLEKTELFSIGDGIVRNDKLLVFVAAIAMMIVLDRFVNRTRLGRGIRATAQDSESAVLMGVNINRVVVLTFLIGGAMAGLAGALYVVYFDQTRYIIGFVLGIKAFTAAVLGGIGNLRGALLGGLTIGLVENYGASIWGAEWKDVITFSILVLVLLFRPNGILGEALGRSKA, from the coding sequence ATCGTGAGTAATTTCGTTGACCTGTTCTGGTCGTCGACGATCGACGGCTTGACGATCGGGTCCATCTACGCCCTGGTGGCGCTGGGCTACACGCTCGTCTACGGCGTGCTCCGCCTGATCAACTTCGCACATTCCGAGATCTTCATGATCGGCACTTTCGCGTCGGTCGGCACGATCTCCCTCTTCGGGCTGACCGGCCCGGCCAGCGGGCTCACGCTCGTGCTCGTCCTGTTCTGCACCGCGGCGGCCGGCATGGCCGCCTCCGGCGCGAGCGCGGTCGTCCTGGAGCGGGTGGCGTACCGCCGCCTGCGGACCCGCGGCAGCAGCCGGCTCGCGGCGCTGATCTCCGCGATCGGCGCGAGCCTCTTCCTGCAGGAGGTCTTCGCGCTGCGCTGGAGCAACGGCGAGCTGCACGCCAGCGGGCGCGACTACGTCAACAGCGAGCGCGTGCTCGAGAAGACCGAGCTCTTCAGCATCGGCGACGGCATCGTCCGCAACGACAAGCTGCTGGTCTTCGTCGCCGCGATCGCGATGATGATCGTCCTCGACCGCTTCGTGAACCGCACCCGCCTCGGCCGCGGCATCCGGGCCACCGCGCAGGACAGCGAGAGCGCGGTCCTCATGGGCGTCAACATCAACCGCGTCGTGGTCCTGACGTTCCTCATCGGTGGTGCCATGGCCGGCCTGGCCGGCGCGCTCTACGTCGTCTACTTCGACCAGACGCGCTACATCATCGGCTTCGTGCTCGGCATCAAGGCGTTCACCGCCGCCGTCCTCGGCGGGATCGGCAACCTGCGCGGCGCGCTGCTGGGCGGGTTGACGATCGGGCTCGTCGAGAACTACGGCGCGAGCATCTGGGGCGCCGAGTGGAAGGACGTCATCACGTTCTCGATCCTGGTGCTGGTCCTGCTGTTCCGTCCGAACGGCATCCTCGGTGAGGCGCTCGGGAGGTCGAAGGCATGA
- a CDS encoding ANTAR domain-containing response regulator: MAPPDPRRVVIAEDEALIRLDLREMLEEEGWDVVGEAGDGEEAVRLAESLRPDLVVLDVKMPRLDGISAASRIGEQRLAPVVVLTAFSQRELVERARDAGAMAYVVKPFGRADLLPAIEMAVARYAETVALESEVSDLTERLETRKIVDRAKGLLQAQLSITEPEAFRWLQKTAMDRRVPMREVARAVIDAGGVPEGQ; the protein is encoded by the coding sequence GTGGCCCCGCCCGACCCGCGCCGCGTCGTCATTGCCGAGGACGAGGCGCTGATCCGTCTCGACCTCCGAGAGATGCTGGAGGAGGAGGGTTGGGACGTCGTCGGCGAGGCCGGTGACGGCGAGGAGGCCGTCCGGCTCGCCGAGAGCCTGCGCCCGGACCTCGTCGTGCTCGACGTCAAGATGCCCCGGCTCGACGGCATCAGCGCCGCATCCCGCATCGGTGAGCAGCGGCTCGCCCCCGTCGTCGTCCTGACCGCGTTCAGCCAGCGCGAGCTCGTGGAGCGTGCGCGGGACGCCGGCGCCATGGCGTACGTCGTCAAGCCCTTCGGCCGCGCCGACCTGCTGCCCGCCATCGAGATGGCCGTCGCCCGCTACGCCGAGACCGTCGCGCTCGAGAGCGAGGTCTCCGACCTCACCGAGCGCCTGGAGACGCGCAAGATCGTCGACCGCGCCAAGGGGCTGCTCCAGGCCCAGCTGTCCATCACCGAGCCCGAGGCGTTCCGCTGGCTGCAGAAGACCGCCATGGACCGTCGGGTGCCCATGCGCGAGGTTGCCCGCGCCGTGATCGACGCCGGGGGAGTGCCGGAGGGGCAGTGA
- a CDS encoding branched-chain amino acid ABC transporter substrate-binding protein produces the protein MRNVRRRASVLAAVAALALGVTACGSDDDGDSGASPAESSNSGGGGATVKVGFMGALTGPDAQLGINEYNGAKLAFDQYNATNPATKVDFIQYDTTGAPDQATALAPKVAQDGVVAVVGPAFSGESKTAVPVLEEAKIANISASATNAALSTNGWKFWHRVLANDDVQGPGAGEFIVKSLPATSVAVIDDQSEYGKGLADVVNTTVEEQGGTVATRDSIDPEADDYSSTVNQIKSANPQAIFYGGYYSSAAKFVKQLRDGGVTATFVSGDGTLDQKFIDGAGEAAEGSILSCTCVLATASEDEAVQKFIDDYTAEYGTAPATYSAEAFDAATAIIKALEGGATTGEAINESLSTVDFQGVSKPIKFNEVGELETGTTYIHQVKDGKIISLGEYTTAKVQ, from the coding sequence GTGCGCAACGTCCGGCGACGGGCCTCCGTCCTCGCTGCTGTCGCGGCGCTTGCCCTGGGCGTCACGGCCTGCGGCAGCGACGACGACGGCGACAGCGGCGCCAGCCCCGCTGAGTCCAGCAACTCCGGTGGCGGCGGCGCCACCGTCAAGGTCGGCTTCATGGGCGCGCTCACCGGCCCCGACGCGCAGCTCGGCATCAACGAGTACAACGGCGCCAAGCTCGCGTTCGACCAGTACAACGCCACGAACCCGGCGACCAAGGTCGACTTCATCCAGTACGACACGACCGGCGCCCCCGACCAGGCGACCGCGCTGGCGCCGAAGGTGGCCCAGGACGGCGTCGTCGCCGTCGTCGGCCCCGCCTTCTCCGGCGAGTCCAAGACGGCCGTCCCGGTGCTGGAGGAGGCGAAGATCGCCAACATCTCCGCCTCGGCCACCAACGCCGCTCTCTCCACCAACGGGTGGAAGTTCTGGCACCGCGTGCTGGCCAACGACGACGTGCAGGGCCCGGGTGCCGGCGAGTTCATCGTCAAGTCGCTGCCGGCGACCTCGGTCGCGGTCATCGACGACCAGAGCGAGTACGGCAAGGGCCTCGCGGACGTGGTCAACACGACCGTCGAGGAGCAGGGCGGCACGGTCGCGACCCGCGACTCGATCGACCCCGAGGCCGACGACTACTCCTCCACGGTCAACCAGATCAAGTCCGCCAACCCGCAGGCGATCTTCTACGGCGGCTACTACTCCTCCGCCGCGAAGTTCGTGAAGCAGCTGCGCGACGGCGGCGTGACCGCGACCTTCGTGTCCGGTGACGGCACGCTGGACCAGAAGTTCATCGACGGTGCCGGCGAGGCGGCCGAGGGCTCGATCCTGTCCTGCACCTGCGTGCTGGCCACGGCGTCCGAGGACGAGGCCGTCCAGAAGTTCATCGACGACTACACCGCGGAGTACGGCACGGCCCCGGCCACCTACTCGGCCGAGGCGTTCGACGCCGCGACGGCGATCATCAAGGCCCTCGAGGGCGGCGCCACCACCGGTGAGGCCATCAACGAGTCGCTGAGCACGGTCGACTTCCAGGGTGTCTCGAAGCCGATCAAGTTCAACGAGGTCGGTGAGCTCGAGACCGGCACGACCTACATCCACCAGGTCAAGGACGGCAAGATCATCTCCCTCGGCGAGTACACCACCGCCAAGGTGCAGTGA